The region GCGAGCTAACTCTAGTGCCTCTTCATACACCACTTTTTGAGTATCTATCATAATAAATTCTTGATTTCCTTGAAGCATTGAATTTAATGAATCTTGTAAAGACTTTGAAGGACGAATTTTTCCATTTTCAATTTTATATAAAATACGCTTTCGATCGGAAAGTTTAATATATTTCTGAATAAATGATCTAAGTTTTAATACATCACCTTTTACGTAGACAGGGGCACGGTCAATATAATCTTGGTAATGTTCGTTTATTAAAGCATCATTCTCTTCAAGAACATAATTGTGTAAATAGGCACAAGGATATAAACTTACCTCCCCATTTTGAACTGATTCATTATAATTTTCAATTAAACTTGCATATGACCAAGCTTGATACGATGGATAGGCTGTTTCAGTTACTCCATGAGCAAATCGAGTTTTAATAATTCCATCCTTCATTTCAACTAATTCAGAACTTTCCCACTGCTTGAGTTCCACAATAACAACAGAATCATTTTTTTGCTCATCCATTCCAGTTAAAATGAAATCAATTCGCTTTGAAGTGGTTGGCACCTTATACTCAATGGCTACGCCTGCTTCACTAGGAATGTCATCTGTACTTAAAACCTTATACATATATTGCATCGAATTATCCCAAGAACGTATTTCATTTTTTGATGTACGTCCTATCTTTTTCTGATAATTCTCATAAATTTTCATCGTTAATTCATCATTTAAAATATGGTTTAAAAATTCACTTTTTGTTGCTTCATATACTATCATTTATATTTACTCCTAAATGTCATAGTTAACTCATTATATTCTACACTACTTGAGACTGTCTATATTCTTCAGCAATCATAGTTTTATTAAATTCTGCCGTTGGATCAATTTCTGTAACTATTTTTTCTAACTCATCAATTGATACATTAAAAAATTCTTTTCTTAGATTAATTTTATTAACCCTATTTTTTTCAAGAATACTATGTAATTTTTGTTCTAAAGCAACTGCATCATCTGAAAAAATGAAGCTATGTACATCGAACATAAAAGGCACACTGGCATCACTTAATTCCTTTACTCTATCCATAGGCTCTAACCTTCTTGTCATACCCACCTTAAAAATATTCTCTCCAAACGACCCTAAGTTACTAATTATATACACATTTCCAGCTTTTCCATTTTGACGTTTTATAATATCGTCTTTCTTCTGCTCAACATCAAACAATTGTCTTTGTAACTCTTCAATTTTATTATTTAATTGAGATAATTTATCTTGATTATCCGTAATTAACAATAGCTCTTTAACTTTATTAATCTCTCCAATATATTTAGCCTCTTCCTTTTCAACCTGTTTTCTTTGTTGTTCAAGTTGTTTTCTCTCCTCAACTTCTTGCTTCATATTTAATCAATAACTCATTAATAGTTTTTTCATTTTCTTTATAGGCTTTTCT is a window of Turicibacter sanguinis DNA encoding:
- a CDS encoding GIY-YIG nuclease family protein, with the protein product MKQEVEERKQLEQQRKQVEKEEAKYIGEINKVKELLLITDNQDKLSQLNNKIEELQRQLFDVEQKKDDIIKRQNGKAGNVYIISNLGSFGENIFKVGMTRRLEPMDRVKELSDASVPFMFDVHSFIFSDDAVALEQKLHSILEKNRVNKINLRKEFFNVSIDELEKIVTEIDPTAEFNKTMIAEEYRQSQVV